From Aliarcobacter butzleri, the proteins below share one genomic window:
- a CDS encoding HAMP domain-containing sensor histidine kinase: MENKSIYKQFYNKLIIATSIFIIVLSFIFYEYAKNSFYNDIQDNLLRQAQQIEKNYISPDKFTPVKTDIQTINLVKNYKLKDINFSNFNTNNKYYLELLYPFDLKEGDFLQITRNITLERDLIYSIIFKNLFILAIPGFILMLLYSFVVSRTLLKPIIQINKKLANMDENSLSKIDKKDLPVEFHSLANSINSLTHRIGTYVKFKKELFIGIAHELKTPLAVMKLKNEVLLKKKREIQQYEEALKLTIKEIDDMNIMISSILDIGRTEGAQFEQATDLDLVEYIKNKTNDYKMLSAQKNIDISFFSNVNKLDTSIQITLFNQILQNFIQNAIKFTPNNKSISIKLRKKGDEIILTVTDEGIGIDGNTDLFAPFKKIGNQSGVGLGLYLAKIAAEALKARISINNRKDDKSGCVAKLILNNTSKND; the protein is encoded by the coding sequence ATGGAAAATAAAAGTATATATAAACAATTTTACAATAAATTGATTATAGCAACTTCTATTTTCATTATTGTTCTTTCTTTTATTTTTTATGAATACGCTAAAAACTCTTTTTATAATGATATTCAAGACAATTTACTTCGTCAAGCACAACAAATAGAAAAAAATTATATTTCACCAGATAAATTTACTCCAGTTAAAACAGATATTCAAACTATTAATTTAGTAAAAAATTACAAATTAAAAGATATAAATTTTTCTAACTTTAACACTAATAATAAATACTACCTAGAATTATTATATCCTTTTGATTTAAAAGAAGGAGATTTTTTACAAATAACTAGAAATATAACTTTAGAAAGAGATTTGATATACTCAATAATATTTAAAAACCTTTTTATTCTTGCTATTCCAGGATTTATTTTAATGCTTTTATACTCTTTTGTAGTTTCAAGAACTTTATTAAAACCAATCATACAAATTAATAAAAAATTAGCAAATATGGATGAAAACTCTTTATCAAAAATTGATAAAAAAGATTTACCTGTAGAATTTCACTCTTTAGCAAATTCTATAAATTCTTTAACTCATAGAATTGGAACTTATGTAAAATTCAAAAAAGAACTCTTTATTGGGATTGCTCACGAATTAAAAACTCCTCTTGCTGTTATGAAATTAAAAAATGAAGTTTTATTAAAGAAAAAAAGAGAAATACAACAATATGAAGAGGCTTTAAAACTTACAATAAAAGAGATTGATGATATGAATATTATGATTTCATCTATCTTAGATATAGGAAGAACAGAAGGAGCACAGTTTGAACAAGCCACAGATTTAGATTTAGTAGAATATATTAAAAATAAAACAAATGACTACAAAATGTTAAGTGCTCAAAAAAATATTGATATTTCGTTTTTTTCAAATGTAAATAAACTTGATACTTCTATTCAAATAACTTTATTTAATCAAATTTTACAAAACTTTATACAAAATGCCATAAAATTTACTCCAAATAATAAATCAATATCTATAAAACTTAGAAAAAAAGGTGATGAAATAATCCTAACTGTTACAGATGAAGGTATAGGAATAGATGGAAATACTGATCTTTTTGCACCATTTAAAAAAATAGGAAATCAAAGTGGTGTAGGACTAGGACTTTATTTGGCAAAAATTGCAGCGGAAGCTTTAAAAGCTAGAATTTCTATAAACAATAGAAAAGATGATAAATCAGGATGTGTTGCAAAACTTATATTAAACAACACATCAAAAAATGATTAA
- the hsrA gene encoding homeostatic response regulator transcription factor HsrA: MRILIIEDEITLNRTLQEGLTDFGYQVDTAENYKDAEYFIDIRNYDLVLTDWMLPDGDGIELCKIVKNRSSRTAVVIISARDDKESEIEALKSGADDFIKKPFDFDILLARIEARLRFGGTNVIEIDDLVINPDEEKIEYAGEEIELKGKPFEVLTHLARHRDQIVSKEQLLDAIWEEPELVTPNVIEVAINQIRQKMDKPLNISTIETIRRRGYRFCYPNVAEDK, from the coding sequence ATGAGAATTTTAATTATTGAAGATGAAATTACATTAAACAGAACACTACAAGAAGGTTTAACAGACTTCGGTTATCAAGTAGATACTGCTGAAAATTACAAAGATGCAGAATATTTTATTGATATTAGAAATTATGATTTAGTATTAACTGACTGGATGTTACCTGATGGTGATGGTATTGAATTGTGTAAAATTGTAAAAAATAGAAGTTCAAGAACGGCTGTTGTTATCATTTCTGCAAGAGATGATAAAGAATCTGAAATAGAAGCACTAAAATCTGGTGCAGATGATTTCATTAAAAAACCATTTGATTTTGATATCTTACTTGCAAGAATTGAGGCAAGATTAAGATTTGGTGGAACAAATGTAATTGAGATTGATGATTTAGTAATCAATCCTGATGAAGAAAAAATTGAGTATGCTGGAGAAGAGATAGAATTAAAAGGTAAACCTTTTGAAGTATTAACTCACCTAGCACGTCACAGAGACCAAATTGTTTCAAAAGAACAATTATTAGATGCTATTTGGGAAGAACCAGAACTTGTTACTCCAAACGTAATTGAAGTTGCTATCAACCAAATTAGACAAAAAATGGATAAACCATTAAATATTTCTACAATTGAAACTATTAGAAGAAGAGGATATAGATTTTGCTATCCAAACGTAGCAGAGGATAAATAA
- a CDS encoding foldase protein PrsA produces MKKIVSSLVASIALATALNAADVSYATVNGENITKQDIAMALQDPRVDFDKLPQEAKTQILEQIVNMKLIAQHAIDDGVEKDAKYVEAMKKIKSNLALEVWQKNEIDKIKVTEADKKDFYEKNKEKFVEPETFEASHILVKTEAEAKDIISQLDKAPNKVEKFKELSKKSLDTASAKNGGALGRFAVEQMVPEFGSAVKALAKGTYSKTPVKTQFGYHVIYLKDKFPSKTFAYTEVEKNINQVLIGNALNKKIKELVEDLRKDAKIVIK; encoded by the coding sequence ATGAAAAAAATAGTTTCAAGTTTGGTTGCATCTATTGCACTAGCAACAGCTTTAAATGCTGCTGATGTATCTTATGCAACAGTAAATGGTGAAAATATCACTAAACAAGATATTGCAATGGCATTACAAGATCCAAGAGTAGATTTTGATAAATTACCTCAAGAAGCAAAAACACAAATTTTAGAGCAAATAGTAAACATGAAACTAATAGCACAACATGCTATTGATGATGGTGTTGAAAAAGATGCAAAATATGTAGAAGCTATGAAAAAAATAAAAAGTAATTTAGCTCTAGAAGTTTGGCAAAAAAATGAAATTGATAAAATAAAAGTTACAGAAGCAGATAAAAAAGATTTCTATGAAAAAAATAAAGAAAAATTTGTTGAGCCTGAAACTTTTGAAGCAAGTCATATTTTAGTAAAAACAGAAGCTGAAGCAAAAGATATAATATCTCAATTAGATAAAGCACCAAATAAAGTAGAAAAATTCAAAGAATTATCAAAAAAATCTTTAGATACAGCTTCTGCTAAAAATGGAGGAGCATTAGGTAGATTTGCAGTTGAGCAAATGGTTCCAGAATTTGGAAGCGCAGTTAAAGCTTTAGCAAAAGGTACATATTCAAAAACTCCTGTAAAAACACAATTTGGTTATCATGTAATATATTTAAAAGATAAATTCCCTTCAAAAACTTTTGCATATACTGAAGTAGAAAAAAATATCAATCAAGTTTTAATCGGAAATGCACTTAACAAAAAAATCAAAGAGTTAGTTGAAGATTTAAGAAAAGATGCAAAAATCGTAATCAAATAA
- the fbaA gene encoding class II fructose-bisphosphate aldolase encodes MGVLDIVKAGVLTGSEAKKLFAFAKENNFAIPAVNVVGTDSVNAVLEAALKVNSPVIIQFSNGGAGFYAGKGLKSSDAAVLGAISGANHVHTMAKAYGIPVILHTDHAAKKLLPWIDGLIEAGAEHFSKTGRPLFTSHMLDLSEESLEENIETCVEYFKKMSKLDMMLEIELGITGGEEDGVDNSDVDNAKLYTQPEEVCYAYEKLKEVSDNFTIAASFGNVHGVYKPGNVILSPKILDNSQKYIQDKLKTSSKPVDFVFHGGSGSLLEEIREAISYGVIKMNIDTDTQWATWDGVRAYEAKYHGYLQGQIGNPEGEDKPNKNYYDPRKWLRAGQETMIARLETAFSDLCSLNKN; translated from the coding sequence TTGGGTGTATTAGATATAGTAAAAGCTGGTGTTTTAACTGGTAGCGAAGCAAAAAAACTTTTTGCTTTTGCTAAAGAAAATAATTTTGCAATACCTGCTGTTAATGTTGTAGGAACCGATTCTGTAAATGCTGTACTTGAAGCAGCTCTTAAAGTTAACTCACCTGTAATTATCCAATTCTCAAATGGTGGAGCAGGATTTTACGCTGGTAAAGGTTTAAAATCTTCTGATGCTGCGGTTCTTGGAGCAATTAGTGGTGCTAACCATGTACATACTATGGCAAAAGCTTATGGAATTCCAGTTATTTTGCATACAGACCATGCAGCTAAAAAACTTTTACCTTGGATTGATGGATTAATTGAAGCTGGAGCTGAACACTTTTCAAAAACAGGACGACCTTTATTTACTTCTCATATGCTTGATTTAAGTGAAGAGAGTTTAGAAGAAAATATTGAAACATGTGTTGAGTATTTCAAAAAAATGAGTAAGCTTGATATGATGCTTGAAATTGAACTTGGAATTACTGGTGGTGAAGAAGATGGTGTTGATAACAGTGATGTTGATAACGCAAAACTATATACACAACCAGAAGAAGTTTGTTATGCTTATGAAAAATTAAAAGAAGTAAGTGATAACTTTACTATTGCTGCAAGTTTTGGAAATGTTCATGGTGTTTATAAACCAGGAAATGTTATTTTAAGTCCAAAAATTTTAGATAATTCACAAAAATATATTCAAGATAAATTAAAAACTTCTTCAAAACCAGTTGATTTTGTATTCCATGGAGGTTCAGGTTCTTTACTTGAAGAGATTAGAGAAGCTATCTCTTATGGTGTTATAAAAATGAATATTGATACAGATACTCAATGGGCAACTTGGGATGGTGTTAGAGCTTATGAAGCAAAATATCATGGATATTTACAAGGACAAATTGGAAATCCTGAAGGTGAAGATAAACCTAATAAAAACTACTATGACCCAAGAAAATGGTTAAGAGCTGGACAAGAAACTATGATTGCTAGACTTGAAACTGCATTTTCTGATTTATGTTCATTAAATAAAAACTAA
- a CDS encoding aldehyde dehydrogenase family protein — MIYARPTYKTQYENFIGGEWIAPVSGEYFDNISPVDGKLLTKIPRSNEKDVELAIQAAKKAFESYKHTSVVQRSTMLNKVADLIEKNLEMLAIAETLDNGKAVRETLNADIPLVVDHFRYFASVIRAESGTVSDLDENTISQEIYEPYGVVAQIIPWNFPLLMAAWKLAPALAAGNCVVLKPASATPMSILLLMEIIQEALPKGVINIINGAGGKIGKYLATHPDIKKVAFTGETTTGQLIMQYATENIIPSTLELGGKSPNVFFESIMDEDDEFFDKAIEGLVLFAFNSGEVCTCPSRALIQESIYEPFMKRVLERVKAIKLGNPLDTECMMGAQCSLNQKEKILSYLKVGKEEGAELLVGGDAYNSSVNPDGFYIQPTLFKGHNKMRIFQEEIFGPVLAVTTFKDEKEALEIANDTIYGLGSGVWSRDAHQLHRMSRGIQAGRVWVNCYHMYPSHASFGGYKKSGIGRETHMMMLNNYRHTKNILTSYSPNALGFF, encoded by the coding sequence ATGATTTATGCAAGACCAACGTACAAAACGCAATATGAAAACTTTATCGGTGGAGAGTGGATCGCTCCTGTTAGTGGTGAATATTTTGATAATATTTCTCCTGTTGATGGAAAACTTCTTACTAAAATTCCTAGATCAAATGAAAAAGATGTTGAATTAGCAATACAAGCTGCTAAAAAGGCATTTGAATCTTATAAACATACATCAGTTGTACAAAGAAGTACAATGTTAAACAAAGTAGCAGATTTAATTGAAAAAAATTTAGAAATGTTGGCTATTGCTGAAACATTAGATAACGGAAAAGCAGTTAGAGAAACTTTAAATGCTGATATTCCTTTAGTTGTTGACCATTTTAGATATTTTGCTTCTGTCATAAGAGCAGAATCTGGAACAGTTTCTGACTTAGATGAAAATACAATTTCTCAAGAAATTTATGAGCCATATGGTGTTGTAGCTCAAATTATTCCTTGGAATTTCCCACTTTTAATGGCCGCTTGGAAATTAGCTCCTGCATTAGCTGCAGGAAATTGCGTAGTTTTAAAACCTGCAAGTGCAACTCCAATGTCAATTTTACTTTTAATGGAAATTATTCAAGAAGCTTTACCAAAAGGTGTTATAAACATTATTAATGGAGCAGGTGGAAAAATAGGTAAATATTTAGCTACTCATCCTGATATTAAAAAAGTTGCATTTACAGGTGAAACAACAACTGGACAACTAATTATGCAATATGCAACAGAAAATATTATTCCTTCAACTTTAGAACTTGGTGGAAAATCACCAAATGTATTCTTTGAATCAATTATGGATGAAGATGATGAATTCTTTGATAAAGCAATAGAAGGGTTAGTTCTATTCGCATTTAACTCTGGTGAAGTGTGCACTTGCCCTTCAAGAGCATTAATTCAAGAATCAATATATGAACCATTTATGAAAAGAGTTTTAGAGAGAGTAAAAGCAATTAAACTTGGAAATCCACTTGATACAGAGTGCATGATGGGTGCTCAATGCTCTTTAAATCAAAAAGAAAAAATATTAAGTTATTTAAAAGTTGGAAAAGAAGAAGGTGCTGAACTATTAGTTGGTGGAGATGCATATAATTCTTCTGTTAATCCAGATGGTTTTTATATTCAACCGACTTTATTTAAAGGTCATAATAAAATGAGAATTTTCCAAGAAGAGATTTTTGGACCGGTTCTTGCAGTTACAACTTTTAAAGATGAAAAAGAGGCTTTAGAAATAGCAAATGATACAATCTATGGTTTAGGTTCTGGTGTTTGGTCAAGAGATGCACATCAACTTCATAGAATGAGCAGAGGAATACAAGCAGGAAGAGTTTGGGTAAATTGTTATCATATGTATCCTTCTCATGCTTCATTTGGTGGATACAAAAAATCTGGAATTGGAAGAGAAACTCATATGATGATGTTAAATAATTATAGACATACAAAAAATATTTTAACTTCATATAGTCCAAATGCTTTAGGATTTTTCTAA
- a CDS encoding DUF779 domain-containing protein, producing MALKRLDVTPKAAQVIEKLKELHGELVFNQSGGCCDGTAPMCYEKADFIVPSRNIKLGEICGCEFFIDHEQYEYFKQTFITIDVKEEKSAFGNSFSLEIDLGYQFITQSRIFTDDEYRQLLEEEKKASN from the coding sequence ATGGCTTTAAAAAGATTAGATGTTACACCAAAAGCTGCCCAAGTTATAGAAAAACTAAAAGAACTTCATGGAGAATTAGTTTTTAATCAAAGTGGTGGTTGTTGTGATGGAACAGCTCCTATGTGTTATGAAAAAGCCGATTTTATAGTTCCAAGTCGTAATATAAAGTTGGGAGAAATTTGTGGTTGTGAGTTTTTTATAGACCATGAACAATATGAATATTTCAAACAAACTTTTATAACTATTGATGTAAAGGAAGAAAAATCAGCTTTTGGAAACTCATTTTCTTTAGAGATAGATTTAGGTTATCAGTTTATAACTCAATCTAGAATTTTTACAGATGACGAATATAGACAACTTTTAGAAGAAGAAAAAAAAGCTAGCAATTAG
- a CDS encoding ExbD/TolR family protein, translated as MKRREALGLDLTPVIDVVFILLIFFIVTSVFKKEELALLLDLPASNAKEMEVKEGQIFIELGKDKLAIKGIEVSFDSLEDNLKAIKNRNNPVIVRIDKKVEYERVVKVLDLLQKYSLVNLALVTNEEKK; from the coding sequence ATGAAAAGAAGAGAAGCTTTAGGCTTAGACTTAACTCCTGTTATTGACGTTGTTTTTATTCTTTTAATCTTTTTTATAGTAACAAGTGTATTTAAAAAAGAGGAACTTGCTCTTTTACTTGATTTACCTGCATCTAATGCAAAAGAAATGGAAGTAAAAGAGGGACAAATTTTTATAGAGTTAGGAAAAGACAAATTAGCAATTAAAGGAATAGAAGTATCATTTGATTCTTTAGAAGACAATTTAAAAGCTATAAAAAATAGAAATAATCCTGTAATCGTAAGAATAGATAAAAAAGTAGAATATGAAAGAGTTGTGAAAGTATTAGATTTACTTCAAAAATATAGTTTAGTAAATCTTGCTTTAGTTACAAATGAAGAAAAAAAGTAG
- a CDS encoding MotA/TolQ/ExbB proton channel family protein: MNFFEYVDKGGVIVYILIFLNIVGFTIIIWKFLVLFKKNLLILQIKENLDRTKPLEAQIEYETKKLESGLTVIKNIAIISPLLGLLGTVVGIYILFDQITLKGLGDPTIFSGGIAIALITTVAGIIVSIPHQIAYNHFISAIDTIEVKAKKELVGHI, encoded by the coding sequence ATGAATTTTTTTGAGTATGTTGATAAAGGTGGAGTTATCGTATATATTTTAATATTTTTAAATATTGTAGGTTTTACTATCATTATTTGGAAGTTTCTTGTACTTTTTAAAAAGAACTTACTTATTCTTCAAATCAAAGAAAATCTTGACAGAACTAAACCTCTTGAAGCTCAAATTGAATATGAAACAAAAAAATTAGAATCTGGACTTACAGTTATAAAAAATATTGCAATTATTTCACCATTACTTGGACTTTTAGGAACAGTTGTTGGGATATATATTTTATTTGATCAAATTACTTTAAAAGGATTAGGTGATCCTACGATATTCTCAGGTGGAATTGCTATTGCACTTATTACAACAGTCGCAGGAATTATCGTATCTATTCCACATCAAATAGCTTATAATCACTTCATTTCAGCTATTGATACTATTGAAGTAAAAGCTAAAAAAGAGCTAGTTGGTCACATCTAA
- a CDS encoding 1-aminocyclopropane-1-carboxylate deaminase, whose protein sequence is MNYTNSPIEEISFNNQKYFIKRDDLLHVDFSGNKARKLYYFLKNDLKGINKIISYGSAQSNAMYSLSVLCKIKNLKFDYYVSHISSFLKENPNGNYKEAVKNGMNLIVGDLPKSFNDDELLICEGGAVKEASLGIELLANEIKDWVKKENIENLKIFLPSGTGTTALFLQKYIPFDVLTCSCVGDDEYLKQQFFELEKENFPKILEKEKKYHFGKLYKEFYEIHKEILKQTNIEFDLLYDSLGWIVFENYVKNLKNKDKYTFLYIHQGGVLGNKSMIERYKFKYKI, encoded by the coding sequence ATGAACTACACTAATTCGCCAATAGAAGAGATATCTTTTAATAATCAAAAATATTTTATAAAAAGAGATGATTTACTCCATGTTGATTTTTCAGGAAATAAAGCAAGAAAATTATACTATTTTTTAAAAAATGACTTAAAAGGAATAAATAAAATCATATCTTATGGTTCAGCTCAATCAAATGCTATGTATTCACTATCAGTTCTTTGTAAAATAAAAAATCTAAAATTTGATTATTATGTTTCTCATATTTCTTCATTTTTAAAAGAGAATCCAAATGGTAATTATAAAGAAGCAGTTAAAAATGGTATGAATTTAATAGTTGGTGATTTGCCAAAAAGCTTTAATGATGATGAACTTCTTATTTGTGAAGGTGGAGCTGTAAAAGAGGCTTCTTTGGGAATAGAACTTTTAGCAAATGAGATAAAAGATTGGGTAAAAAAAGAAAATATTGAGAATTTAAAGATTTTTTTACCAAGTGGTACAGGAACAACTGCTCTTTTTTTACAAAAATATATACCTTTTGACGTTTTAACATGCTCTTGTGTAGGAGATGATGAATATTTAAAACAGCAATTTTTTGAACTTGAAAAAGAAAATTTTCCTAAAATTTTAGAAAAAGAAAAAAAATATCATTTTGGAAAACTATACAAAGAATTTTATGAAATTCATAAAGAGATTTTAAAACAAACAAATATTGAATTTGATTTACTTTATGATAGTTTGGGTTGGATAGTTTTTGAAAATTATGTAAAAAATTTAAAAAATAAAGACAAATATACTTTTTTATATATTCATCAAGGTGGAGTTTTGGGAAATAAATCTATGATTGAAAGATATAAATTTAAATATAAAATATAA
- a CDS encoding shikimate kinase, with product MKKKNIILIGFMGVGKGTVARALVKKTDMFAIDTDDLIESMENRKIKKIFEDEGEPYFRNLEKKTALWLEKNVSNTIISTGGGFYKQENLNKIGKVVYLKSSFQGILDRINEAPNAQNKLKKRPLLQNIEEAIKLYDSRVKEYEKVAKIVVDVEKKDIKDIIKEILGKI from the coding sequence ATGAAAAAGAAAAATATAATATTAATTGGTTTTATGGGTGTTGGTAAAGGTACAGTTGCAAGAGCTTTAGTAAAAAAAACTGATATGTTTGCAATAGATACTGATGATTTAATCGAAAGTATGGAAAACAGAAAAATCAAAAAGATTTTTGAAGATGAAGGTGAACCATATTTTAGAAATTTAGAGAAAAAAACTGCCTTATGGTTAGAAAAAAATGTCTCAAATACTATCATTTCAACTGGTGGCGGATTTTATAAACAAGAAAATTTAAATAAAATTGGAAAAGTCGTTTATCTAAAATCATCATTTCAAGGAATACTAGATAGAATAAATGAAGCACCAAATGCTCAAAATAAATTAAAAAAACGACCACTTTTACAAAATATTGAAGAAGCAATAAAACTTTATGATTCAAGAGTTAAAGAGTATGAAAAAGTTGCAAAAATAGTGGTTGATGTTGAAAAAAAAGATATAAAAGATATTATAAAAGAGATTTTAGGGAAAATATAA
- the hisD gene encoding histidinol dehydrogenase gives MKIINTKDANFKAEFESILARAKSDIKGVSSIVSNIIDEIVNEGNVALKRHIEKFDKWEVKSDEELLISQDDMEKAYLNIDEKLRLALHTAFNRIKAYHEKQLPKSWIDFESNGTILGQKVTPVDRAGLYIPGGKAAYPSSLLMNAIPALVAGVKEIVVCTPTPNNEVNELLLAACHLCKVSKVYKVGGASAIAAMAYGTQTISKVDVITGPGNIFVATAKKLVFGEVNIDMIAGPSEIGILADETAKPHYLAIDLLSQAEHDEMASSIMITTCDEVANLTSNEVEEYLKTLSRETIARKSIDERGAIIVASNMEEAIELMNEIAPEHLEVMTKNPFELLPFIKHAGAIFLGENTPEPIGDYIAGPNHTLPTGSTAKFYSPLNVENFMKKSSIINFSKNAINELGEACAILADTEGLTAHAKSVRVRLEK, from the coding sequence ATGAAAATTATAAATACAAAAGATGCAAATTTTAAAGCTGAATTTGAATCGATTTTAGCAAGAGCAAAAAGCGATATAAAAGGTGTTTCTTCTATTGTTTCAAATATTATTGATGAAATTGTAAATGAAGGAAATGTTGCTTTAAAAAGACATATTGAAAAGTTTGATAAATGGGAAGTTAAAAGTGATGAAGAACTTCTTATTTCACAAGATGATATGGAAAAAGCATATCTTAATATTGATGAAAAATTAAGACTTGCTTTACACACTGCTTTTAATAGAATAAAAGCTTATCATGAAAAGCAACTTCCAAAATCATGGATAGATTTTGAGTCAAATGGAACAATCTTAGGACAAAAAGTAACTCCAGTTGATAGAGCTGGACTTTATATTCCTGGTGGAAAAGCTGCTTATCCAAGTAGTTTACTTATGAATGCAATTCCAGCATTAGTTGCAGGAGTAAAAGAGATAGTTGTATGTACTCCAACTCCAAATAATGAAGTAAATGAACTTTTACTTGCAGCTTGTCACTTATGTAAAGTTTCAAAAGTTTATAAAGTTGGAGGAGCAAGTGCAATTGCTGCTATGGCTTATGGAACACAAACTATTTCAAAAGTTGATGTAATTACAGGACCTGGAAATATATTTGTTGCAACAGCTAAAAAACTTGTATTTGGTGAAGTAAATATTGATATGATTGCAGGTCCAAGTGAGATTGGAATACTTGCAGATGAAACAGCGAAACCTCACTATTTAGCAATTGATTTATTATCTCAAGCAGAACACGATGAAATGGCTAGTTCTATTATGATTACAACTTGTGATGAAGTTGCTAATTTAACAAGTAATGAAGTTGAAGAGTATTTAAAAACTTTAAGTAGAGAAACAATTGCTAGAAAATCAATTGATGAAAGAGGAGCAATAATTGTTGCTTCAAATATGGAAGAAGCAATTGAACTTATGAATGAAATTGCTCCTGAGCACTTAGAAGTTATGACAAAAAATCCTTTTGAATTACTTCCATTTATTAAACATGCAGGAGCAATTTTCTTAGGTGAAAATACTCCTGAACCAATTGGAGATTATATAGCAGGTCCTAATCATACACTTCCAACAGGAAGTACAGCTAAGTTTTATAGCCCATTAAATGTGGAAAATTTTATGAAAAAAAGTTCTATTATAAACTTTTCTAAAAATGCTATAAATGAGTTAGGAGAAGCTTGTGCTATTTTAGCCGACACAGAAGGTCTTACAGCTCACGCAAAATCTGTAAGAGTTAGATTAGAGAAATAA
- a CDS encoding DUF2018 family protein: MSIFKDWFTEDEDDIFMGSPKSKFFDVVNEASKDIVEEEIDKIIEKLAVLEMMMSEDKGEEFNINNHIKEYILENEDKVKAMKKGLYVEFTGEIICRLDS, translated from the coding sequence ATGTCGATATTTAAAGATTGGTTTACCGAAGATGAAGATGATATTTTTATGGGTAGCCCAAAATCTAAATTCTTTGATGTTGTAAACGAAGCTTCAAAAGATATAGTTGAAGAAGAGATAGATAAAATAATAGAAAAATTAGCAGTTTTAGAAATGATGATGAGTGAAGACAAAGGTGAAGAATTTAATATAAACAATCATATTAAAGAGTATATATTAGAAAATGAAGACAAAGTAAAAGCTATGAAAAAAGGTCTTTATGTTGAGTTTACTGGTGAGATTATTTGTAGATTAGATTCATAA
- a CDS encoding polyprenyl synthetase family protein — translation MEELELVKNQIKKFVEVCNYEKSLELLDKLATGKMLRSKLILKIAGINEESIKLCAIVEMIHAASLLHDDVIDEADTRRGQPSVNALYDNKTSIMFGDILYSRAFTELSQMDKRVAYHISNAVTLLSIGEMMDVDLTQSFNTSYTKYLDMIYKKTASLIEASARSAAILVNLDEEKYATYGKNLGLAFQMIDDILDITQDSKTLGKPAMLDFVEGKVTIPYLYLYERVEDKTKLESLYKKELSEDESLWIKEQLKITKALEDSILEAKSIGNSAIEAVKDEENSQTLVQIMKAMIEREF, via the coding sequence GTGGAAGAGTTAGAATTAGTAAAAAATCAGATAAAAAAATTTGTAGAAGTTTGTAATTATGAAAAAAGTTTAGAACTTTTAGATAAATTGGCAACAGGAAAAATGTTGCGTTCAAAACTTATACTTAAAATTGCTGGAATAAATGAAGAGAGCATTAAGTTGTGTGCAATTGTTGAGATGATTCATGCAGCATCACTTTTACATGATGATGTTATTGATGAAGCTGATACAAGAAGAGGACAACCTAGTGTAAATGCGCTTTATGATAATAAAACTTCAATTATGTTTGGAGATATTTTATACTCACGTGCATTTACAGAACTTTCTCAAATGGATAAAAGAGTTGCTTATCATATTTCAAACGCAGTAACACTTTTAAGTATTGGTGAAATGATGGATGTTGATTTAACACAAAGTTTTAATACATCTTATACAAAATATCTTGATATGATTTATAAAAAAACAGCTTCTTTAATAGAAGCAAGTGCAAGAAGTGCAGCAATTTTAGTAAATCTTGATGAAGAAAAATATGCAACTTATGGTAAAAATCTTGGGCTTGCATTTCAAATGATAGATGATATTTTGGATATTACTCAGGATTCTAAAACGTTAGGAAAACCTGCAATGCTTGATTTTGTAGAAGGAAAAGTAACTATTCCATATTTGTATCTTTATGAAAGAGTTGAAGATAAAACTAAGCTAGAATCTTTATACAAAAAAGAGTTATCGGAAGATGAATCTCTTTGGATAAAAGAGCAATTAAAAATAACAAAAGCGTTAGAAGATTCAATTTTAGAAGCAAAATCGATTGGAAATAGTGCTATTGAAGCAGTTAAAGATGAAGAAAATAGTCAAACTCTAGTACAAATAATGAAAGCAATGATAGAAAGAGAGTTTTAA